tgtgtgtgtgtgtgtgtgtgcgtgtgtgtgtgtgtgttttctctataaaaaaagttttgtttatattgttgaaTGTTCTAGTATTTACCATTTTCTAATTTCAACTGCATCtaagttacataattaattatttattaattaaattagactTTGGAATATCCAATGATTTtcccaaaataatttttaaaataaactagATTAATAAAGAAAGTGATATAAATGTATGTTTTATGTGTCAAAAATCGCaaattgtttttataaaatgccaagaaaaattataaaaagtaaaaatcgaATACTTGGAATCCGATCGGAAAAATCGGATATCCGAACTTGGACATCCAGTTTAATCCGAATTGAAACCGGATCATAATTTTCACTATCCGAAAAccagatttttgaattttttgatcCGGATCGATCCGATATCCGTTTTGGGCACTCCTAACTGCAATTGTGTGATTTTACCAAGGTTTAGTCGCACATTTTGTACAACTTaacctttttaaaaataacacaaattatttctttaactttttttaatattcagtggtatattaatttaaatatattattgatgttattaaATATCTTTAGGTACAATGACatcttatattaattaaaaattctacaaattaaaaaaattattagttgtAAAATGGAAATCCGTTCGAGTCTCCCATCTACGGAGATCTGCGAAGTGGGTATTTATGTAACAACctgacttaccgttgactgggtaaacagggtcgtcacggggattatttcccaagaaacttaaatcatatcCCAAAACATGGGCAAAGGAATCACCAGCTCTATTACGAAACCAACACAGTTAACTCTCAAACCAAATATCTAATCTAAACATAAAGTAACCATACAACTCATTacgagtccattataatcaacataatcagaactaatcagaactaatatacattaaacaaattcctaatacaaagtATAAGCTTCCACGGCCTCAGCTCAAAAGGACATCCTTAGCACTCTCTCCAACTTTGCTAACCCGATTATTCCCGACCGGATCCGATCTGTAATtagctaaaagatggaaacaacaaggaatcagattaaactgagtgagaagcaacaatccaaaacaattaaacacagcaattgaaaacaatggtttaaaagcaacatcagtttcctagatctatgtgcgcatagggagtctagttgagaggaacatccatagctctaaggctatgtctctctcaggtgaagctagtcaatatctcaatgacaattcgcttcaaaaacagggagtagggaaccacgttcctcaactccgtcaatgaccagctcgcaagcccgatccattaaccatatcaatatcagcataaccatttatcacattcatataaatttcacaaactttaaacaaacattttacaaatgatagcctggccagaccccttttaatggactgttactactcaccaaaaagaacGCTTCAAGAGGCTAAGCCTGCTACCCCGCGATTATTAGAAGGGCTCTTCGATaaagtcgcctcctgaagcataacaacaTAGCATCACAACAACGCATACGATACTACAGCTAGGTTCATATAGTTCATTACTACTCATCCTTAGAACTCATAGTTCCACCAGCTATTCTAATATTTCCAATTAAACACCAATTTATACATTCAAACTCAATGTTAGAAATCCTCAAAGAATCACATAATActttcaagaatatcaaattattCGATACTTACCCATaactcttggttttagcatttctAAGCATCATATATTAGTAAAACTTGATCCTTAATTCATCATTTACATCTTATTAAACCGGAAGTAACATTCTAGCCCACAATCGTTATTGCTCATAAGCAATTTAATAATCcatctaaaatattaaatcatctAACAATTAGCTCTTAACGAGTATCCACAACCCAAAatgattaatctcaacttcacccAAATCTATCAATCAACATAATACCCATAACAAGTTCTCAAATCAACAAACATCTAATATATCACCTAAGAGTATCACTTTACTCAATTActtgtcatcatcattatcaaaaCCTCCATGAACAGCTAACATTTACGTGAGAAGTTCATTAACCCAAccaaaatcaagacatcatcatcatcatcattatttgccATAAATTCCTAATTCCTAACAATAATTATCCAATATCTCATATCCAGCTAATATTCCCAATCAACATAACTCATCCAATTAACTATATAAATTCAAGATTCAACAAAAATTAGAGCTTAATTCATGCGAAGGAGCACGCTAATGAAAGTATGTCAATGAAATCAACCTCATATTAATAAAACCCAATTGAAGGATAACTACTAACCCTAAacacatgataaaaaaaaatactcaatttgaactccaactttaattatgaacaagtaaatcaaaaatatcattttcgAATTTACAAGACACCCTGCTAGCATTTTGGgtataacttcctcatacgaactcattttggggcgattcaagtgcccacgcgaccgTGACTTGGAGCTCTACAATTCTTATGAAGGaaccagaacccaaaaacaattagAACTACTTCGAAAGTGGCCAAAACAGAACGTTCAAATTCCGGACTGAAATTTCAATAAATACCAAACTTTATACAAGAAGTCAAATAACCCaaaaaccaatactaatcaacactaaaaagaaCCCAACTAAAGCCTTCGAAatggatgaacaaagaacacaaAAGGATTTTCAGATCTTTCTTCTTTAATGCAATAAATTCGACATATATATTCATTTGTTTACATGTAATTTCGATTAGAAATAGTTAGGGTTCGAACATATGAGAAGAAAATCGATTATAGAAGATGAGTAAAATGAAATTACACATAGAAATTAAGAGATTTAATACCTTAGTTTGTTTACACCAACAATTACAAGAAAAAGGAACACCTGTAATGGTTGTAGAACCACCGTGAGAAGCGGTGTTCGTGTTCGGTGAAAGCCGCCACTGATTTTTCTGCACAGAGAGAAGGGAACACGAAAGGACCACTTGAATTAACGAGAAGATGATCAATCTAGCTTGAAGGCACTCGAAATTTCAGAAGAAGGAGGAAGGTGATGAAGATGTTGATGGTGTTGTCGATTGCTCGAAGAAGAAGGAAGGAAAAGGGAAAGGGGAATTGGCTTACTGATTTGGGGTATGGGTAtataataatctttttttttattttaatctttcCCTTCTTATGCAAGAAAATAAGACTAAGTTAAGGCTTTTGGCACTTAGCCTACCTTGCCGCCCACTgccaagttttttatttttttatttttttattttattattattattattattattattattattattataacctaCTTAACTCACTTGATTCATGGtaaattttctaattagtttaaagcccaaaataattttatttatttaaaattcccGAATGTCACATTCTACCCAACTTAAGAAGAACTTCGTCCTCGAAGATAAGTCAAGTCTCAAGCACAAACTCTAATATCCAGCTATCATACATATCATAAGACTATGTTACCCAATTACTCATACTTATGCATTGAAAGAATCTATATAACTCGTACAACTATGCGaactaatcaaaattttaaggTTTAGCATCGCTAAAACTTAGTATTATTTCGAAATGTTATGATTCTACCCAACTTAGAATgaagttcgtcctcgaacttaactTTATAAGACTAACGAGATGCAATACATAtaaaacgataaaaatataaatacctaAGCAAATAACCAAGGATAATCGCGTCTCATGGCATCTTCTGCCTCCCACGTGGCTTCTTCGGTAACGTGATTAgaccatagcactttcacaagtgcTACACTACCTCGACGAGTATCACGCGTCTTCTTATCTAGAATCTGAACGGGAGTCTCTTCATATTGCAAGGTGTCATCCAAGGTTAATTGTTCGGGTTGAAGAATGTGTGAGTCATCCCAGATGTACTGCCTTAATTGAGATACGTGAAACACATCATGCACTTTATCAATAGACGCAGGTAACGCAAGTCGATATGCGACCTCGCCTATGCACTCAAGGATCTCGTAGGGTCCAATGAATCTTGGACTGAGCCTACCTTTCTTCCTAAACCTCATCACGCCTTTAGTTGGTGAAACTCGAAGAAAGACTTTATCTCCAACTTGAAATTCAAGAGGTCGACGTCGTTGGTCTGCGTAACTCTTTTGCCTATCCTGAGCTGCTTTCATCCTCTTGCGTATCAGCTGAACTTGCTCGATCATGTCCTGAATCAAAGGCGGTCCCACAGCTACCGTATCCAAACTATCATCCCAACATATAGGGCTACAACAactacgaccataaagtgcctCGAATGGTACCATCCCAATACTCGaatgataactgttattatacgAGAACTCTATCATATCCAACTTATCGTCCCATGAACCACCAAAATCTAAGACACAAGCTCGTAGCATATCCTCAAGTGTCTGTATAGTCCGCTCTGTCTGTCCGTTTGTAGCTGGGTGAAACGTTGTGCTCATTCTCAACTCCGTATCCAAAGAATCCTGTAGCTTTTGCCAAAAATTAGACAAAAACCGAGCATTTCTATCTGAGGTTATATCTCGTGGAACTCCGTGATGTCTCACCACTTGCTGTCGATACGCTAAGGCCAACTGATGCTTGTTCCAGGTGTCCTTCATCGGAATGAAATGTGCCGATTTTGTCAATCGATCAACTATGACCCAAATTATATTGTTGCCCTTTGTAGTCTTCGGTAGTCCACACACAAAATCCATA
This Amaranthus tricolor cultivar Red isolate AtriRed21 chromosome 13, ASM2621246v1, whole genome shotgun sequence DNA region includes the following protein-coding sequences:
- the LOC130798876 gene encoding uncharacterized protein LOC130798876, which codes for MRFRKKGRLSPRFIGPYEILECIGEVAYRLALPASIDKVHDVFHVSQLRQYIWDDSHILQPEQLTLDDTLQYEETPVQILDKKTRDTRRGSVALVKVLWSNHVTEEATWEAEDAMRRDYPWLFA